Genomic segment of Amphibacillus xylanus NBRC 15112:
AACTTGTCCATCAGTAAAAATCGGTTCTCCCGCTTGATTAAGCACATAGTAGCCTTGGTTCGTTGTTAAATAGCCTTCGCCATCAATTGTGAAATTACCATTTCGAGTATAGCGAACTTCACCGTCAGCATTTTGAACAGCAAAAAAGATTCCGCCTGTTTCATCTGGTAGTTCAACATTGATTAACGCCATGTCTGTTGTCATTCCCGTTTCCTGTAGACCGCCTTGTTGGTGGTCGGAAATCGTTTCTTGAACATAGACTCCTGTATTTATCGAACCAATGGGCTGTTGAGTAGGCACGGAAAACGGCCGTGTTGTAGGAATATTCTTTTTCCCCACCTGATTGATCAGCAATTCAGGAAATGCTCGAATCGCCGCTTGATCTTGTTTGAATCCAGGCGTTTGTGCGTTTGCTAAGTTGTTTGATAAAGCCTCTTGTCGGCGTTGTTGTGCTTGCATTCCGCTTGCTGCAGTATAAAATCCTCGTAACACGTAACCTCTCTCCTTCCAATGCGAAAAACATTACCTTTATATTACCATAATTTCAATCATATAGGGCAATTTCAATGATTTTTTCGATATTTTTGTAGATTTTTTTATAAAAATTAAACGATTGATTTTCTTTCAATCTTATCAATATTCTCTAACATGAGGCCTGTCCCTTTGGCTACGCAGTGCATTGGCTCTTCTGCCAAGAATACAGGAACTTTAAGCTCTTCTGACAGTAATTGATCGATACCGTGAATTAGCGCACCGCCACCTGTCAAAATAACACCTCGATCGATGATATCTGCTGATAACTCTGGTGGTGTTTTTTCTAGAACATTCTTAGCTGCTTGAACAATAATACCTACAGATTCACGTAGTGCTTGTTCAATTTCTGCTGATCCGATCGTGATTGTTCTAGGTAGACCTGTTACCATATCTCGACCTCGGATATCAATTTCTTCGTTGCGTGAATTAGGGAATACAGTTGCAACATGAACTTTAATATCTTCAGATGTACGCTCACCGATTAATAATTTATAGTGGCGTTTTACATAGTTTAAAATTTCATTATCGAACTTGTCACCGGCCATTTTGATTGATTGAGCTGTAACGATGTCTCCCATTGAGAGAACTGCAACATCTGTAGTTCCTCCACCAATATCAACGACCATGTTACCGCTAGGTTGGAAAATATCCATTCCAGCACCGATAGCAGCTACTTTTGGTTCTTCTTCTAAATAAATTTTCTTTCCGCCTGATTTTTCTGCGGCTTCTTTAATCGCTTTTTGTTCCACTTTAGTAATATTTGTCGGGCAGCAAATAAGCATGCGTGGTTTTGAGAACATGCCTCTTACTTTAATTTTATTAATGAAGTACTTTAACATCGCCTCAGTCACGTCAAAGTCAGCAATGACACCATCTTTTAATGGGCGAATCGCTTCGATATTTCCTGGTGTACGACCAACCATTCGACGGGCTTCTTCACCAACTTCTAAAACGCGCCCAGTTGATCGATCCATTGCGACAACAGAGGGTTCGTTTAATACGACTCCTTTTCCTTTTACGTGAATTAATACATTCGCTGTACCTAGGTCAATTCCAATATCTCTTGCAAACATGAGTACGATCCTCCCTATGTATATAACTTCCGAAAATAAATCATACATCTAATAGTATATAATAGCATATATAGGTAAGTAAAGATAAACTATTTTGATTAGATTATGTCAAAATTCAAAAATCATTTATTAGTTTGTTGATCTTTTTATCTTTACTTCAGATTTTGTCCATTTTTGGATTTTTCGTTTTA
This window contains:
- a CDS encoding flagellar hook-basal body protein, translating into MLRGFYTAASGMQAQQRRQEALSNNLANAQTPGFKQDQAAIRAFPELLINQVGKKNIPTTRPFSVPTQQPIGSINTGVYVQETISDHQQGGLQETGMTTDMALINVELPDETGGIFFAVQNADGEVRYTRNGNFTIDGEGYLTTNQGYYVLNQAGEPIFTDGQVFSVTSEGELEVGGTVIPLNIAYTENVNDLIKDDHDLFTFTEGTGEAVDARGVAGLTFAVQQRYLESSNVDLVQTMTDMMQAFRLFEANQKVLQAYDQSMDIAVNQVGRLT
- the mreB gene encoding rod shape-determining protein translates to MFARDIGIDLGTANVLIHVKGKGVVLNEPSVVAMDRSTGRVLEVGEEARRMVGRTPGNIEAIRPLKDGVIADFDVTEAMLKYFINKIKVRGMFSKPRMLICCPTNITKVEQKAIKEAAEKSGGKKIYLEEEPKVAAIGAGMDIFQPSGNMVVDIGGGTTDVAVLSMGDIVTAQSIKMAGDKFDNEILNYVKRHYKLLIGERTSEDIKVHVATVFPNSRNEEIDIRGRDMVTGLPRTITIGSAEIEQALRESVGIIVQAAKNVLEKTPPELSADIIDRGVILTGGGALIHGIDQLLSEELKVPVFLAEEPMHCVAKGTGLMLENIDKIERKSIV